In Aptenodytes patagonicus chromosome 12, bAptPat1.pri.cur, whole genome shotgun sequence, a genomic segment contains:
- the RNF44 gene encoding RING finger protein 44: MRPWELAVNRRPPSAPFNQHRFSGGPCSSPDHLRRSPPARRQWGRRDRPLATLLGQDEPQLHPAFPQQPHIPVDEPRAYALPSTPPRMLHPAAHPPHQNPFMVDLHDQVHQGPVPLSYTVTTVTTQGFPIHAGQHIPGCSTQQLPACSVMFSGQHYPLCCLPPPLIQACAMQQLPVSYQTFPPIISSDHYILHPPPPPVPPHQPPHMAPLGQFVPLQAQHPRMPLQRIDNDVDLRGEQHPIAGFTYPPSHHAPTLSPSVPLHYLPHDPLHQELPFGVPYPHVMPRRLNTQRYRLQQALPPPPPPPPPPPYYPSFLPYFLSMLPVSPTAVGPTISLDLDVDDVEMENYEALLNLAERLGEAKPRGLTKADIEHLPSYRFNPESHQSEQTLCVVCFSDFEARQLLRVLPCNHEFHAKCVDKWLKANRTCPICRADASEVQREAD, encoded by the exons ATGCGACCATGGGAACTGGCAGTGAATAGGCGGCCACCCTCTGCCCCTTTTAACCAGCACCGTTTCTCGGGGGgaccctgcagcagcccagacCACCTTCGGCGAAG cccccctgccAGGCGTCAGTGGGGACGACGCGACCGACCTCTGGCAACCCTGCTGGGCCAGGATGAGCCCCAGCTGcaccctgccttcccccagcagCCGCACATCCCTGTAGATGAGCCCCGCGCCTACGCTCTCCCCAGCACGCCGCCACGAATGCTTCACCCGGCCGCTCACCCGCCCCACCAGAACCCATTCATGGTGGATCTGCATGACCAG GTGCACCAGGGACCCGTCCCTCTCTCCTACACGGTTACCACTGTCACGACGCAAGGCTTCCCCATCCACGCCGGCCAGCACATCCCTGggtgcagcacccagcagctcccagcatgctcaGTGATGTTCAGTGGACAGCACTACCCgctctgctgcctcccacccCCG cTGATCCAGGCATGCGCCATGCAACAGCTCCCCGTCTCCTACCAGACGTTCCCCCCTATCATCTCCAGCGACCATTACATCCtgcacccccccccgccgccagtGCCCCCCCACCAGCCACCCCACATGGCCCCCCTGGGGCAGTTTGTACCTCTCCAAGCCCAGCACCCACGCATG CCTCTGCAGAGGATAGACAATGACGTGGACCTGCGAGGGGAGCAGCACCCCATTGCGGGCTTCACGTACCCCCCGTCCCACCACGCTCCCACGCTGTCCCCCTCCGTGCCGCTGCATTACCTCCCCCATGACCCGCTGCACCAAGAGCTGCCATTCGGCGTG CCATACCCCCACGTGATGCCTCGGCGGCTGAACACCCAGCGGTACCGGCTGCAGCAGgcgctgccccccccgcccccccctccgccgccccccccgtACTACCCGAGCTTCCTGCCCTATTTCCT CTCTATGCTTCCCGTGTCGCCGACAGCCGTGGGGCCCACGATCAGCCTAGACCTGGACGTggatgatgtggagatggagAATTACGAG GCGCTGCTGAACCTGGCCGAGCGGCTGGGGGAGGCCAAGCCGCGGGGACTCACCAAAGCAGACATCGAGCACCTCCCGTCCTACCGCTTCAACCCTGAGAGCCACCAGTCCGAGCAGACCCT GTGTGTCGTGTGCTTCAGCGACTTTGAGGCCCGGCAGCTTCTCCGTGTCCTGCCCTGCAACCACGAGTTCCACGCCAAGTGTGTCGACAAATGGTTAAAG GCAAACCGCACGTGCCCTATCTGCCGGGCAGACGCGTCGGAGGTGCAGCGGGAGGCGGACTGA